The sequence below is a genomic window from Aspergillus nidulans FGSC A4 chromosome V.
TAGTAATGATACTCCTTCTCCCCGGCCGAATACTGCAAGCCAGGTTGATTCAAGAAGATATCCAGAACAATTGACTCAACAAGACCTTGTTCCCAGAGCGCAAAAACAACCCGCAGCACAAAATACTGATCCGGTCCAGGCCGCGTGTCATAGAAAGCTTCCAGGAAGGCTCGGAATCGTTCCTGTTGTACAACGCCTATGAGGATGACCTCGTCGAAGTCCCTCAAGTACTCGCTGCACTGCCCGTCATGTACCAGTTCGTGTTCGTACGGATTATCTCTGAATGGGCTTCCGATAGAGTAGAAGGCGCTGTAGGTATCGCACTCAGGAAACTCAAGGATTAGGATCCAGCGGCCGCCGTATCGGGACTCGGGCTTGCTAGTGCCTAGGTACAATTCACAGCTGTCTCTTTCTGGGCTCATATGGACAGGGTTGGGCTCAAAGGGCATCCTGGTTTCGCAGAAATTCTTTGCGCTTAGTCTTCTTAGCTAGATTCTAGGAACAATAAGCGAGGATCCTTCAGCATGATGAGCCTGTTTGTTAGATTGCAGCACTCACAATGCTCTTTACAAGAAGAGCACAGCTACGGGGAACGATCTCAGAAGTGAGGCTGTTTGTGGGCTTGGGAGAACAGGTAGACGAGTTCGTGGCTTGAAGAGATCATTTATTGAATCAAACAGTTCTCTCGACACCCTatctgaaaaaaaaagcggTATTGTGTCTTGAAAATGGTTTCATTGTTCACCCTTTGTGAGTTGTCTCTCAATATCGGATGGTCTTTGTCCAGTCTGAGTGAATGACAAGGGATACCCATATCTAATCACAATGATTTGTGATGACCTACCTTACTCTTTTCTTTCACTGCCTTAGACCACTTCGTTATTCAGCACTCATCCCAGCAATGCTTAATTAGGGTTCGCCTTTAACTATGTCAGGCTCTCAGAGTCAACCTTTCACGTATCATAGCATAAAAATATCCCCAAGTGTTTAGAGCTCCACCTAGAATTGTCGCCGAAGAGTAGACGAATAACCCCCAGTATCCTTCAAAGCGAACCGGGTCAAGTGGGATACTCGTTGTCAGTCAAGATTAGAGTCCTTCCTTGATGCGAGCACGACTAAAAGAAATTTGTCTTACTACTAGGAATCTGAATGGTTTCCGGTCACAATATATAGCTCAACCAATCATCATAAATATCAGGAACGCCGCAACCCGGTTTGGGATAAACAAGTGTCAGCAGCCTACAGAAGCTCGAACCGATCGACCAATCGCGGAGACAAGGCCCGATTTCCCAGGACGCAGCTGTTTGTCTCGTATTCAACACCGCGCCTGGCGAATTTTAAAAACGTAGTCAAGACTCCTTCTACCTTCAATTTCCACAAACACTGTTACTGACGAAATAAACATGATCCCCAAAACGGAACTGGACTATGTTGCCATAGAGAAAGCAAAAGCCCTTCAGGGCGTTTGCTGGGGTGACGAGTACGAGCGCATGATATCAGGGATGCTGTACGCCGTCCTTGACCTCTTCCTAGGGCTACGCTAACTTCATGCTATTGAAGGTACAACCCCCTGTCCCCTGAACTCATTGATGGCAGAGAAAATGCCCGCCGTCTCATCGCCGAATTCAACGCGCCACCGTACCCCGACCTTCCATTCTCTGAGACCATCGCTCGCAGAGAGAGTGCGCTGCGAAGACTCTTTGGCCATGCCGGCGAGGGAATCTACATTGAGGCCCCGCTCTTTGTTGACTACGGATGCAATGTCAGTGTTGGGAAGGCATTTTATGCTAATTTCAAGTTTGTTATTCCTCAATactcttctcctccccgaCTCGTGGGTCTAATGTTGACATGCCTCTTTTGGAAACAGCCTCACAATCCTTGACTGCGGCCTCGTCACAATCGGCGACCATGTTGAAATTGGACCGAACGTGAGTATCATCACTGGGGAGCACTACACCGAGATCATTGCCCGGCGTACCAACAGGGGGAAGGAATTTACAGGACAAGTGGTTATCGGGAACGACTGCTGGATTGGTGCAAACGTGACGATTCTCGCGGGTGTCACCATCGGTGAGGGATGCACGATTGGTGCAGGTTCGGTGGTCAAGAGGGACATTCCTGCCTTGAGTATTGCTGTAGGGTGCCCGGCCAGGGTGATTAGATCTGCTGGGAGGGCAGAAGGTGAGGCGGAGTAGGCTGGGCCCATGGCAGCTGAATGGATGAGTATGAGAGCCTTGCATTTGTATTCGTTGATTTTAAGATCGAGGTGTTATTCAGCGAATATGGGCACAGTCGTTCAAGCCGTAGTTAGGCATGTTAGCCGCCGACATCTCAATAGATGTAAAGAAGTGATGAATCTGTATGATACCTTTATACGTATTTTGACGCTGCTTTTACACTATTCTAGGTCATTACTTGCTATACCGCTGCCATTTCTCATCATCTATCTTAGAACTTGCTATTCTCCCTGACTTTGTAGAGCTACCTTGCTCTGGTAGATTTGGAGTTCAGAATAGAATGCTGGGAGCGAATTTGTCCCCCGGCGCCCATCGAATTCCTATGTGCTCTACGTATCGTTCCGGTCCGTCCAACCCAGATCCGTACGTCCAAATACCAGGCCTTTGCGAGACATTTACGCGACTCGTTACTCTCAGGGTAAGCCGAAATTGCTTAAATCACAATTTTAAGTCGTCTCAGGCGACAGTAGACGGTTGGCCTGGCTGGTGAACACTGTAGATTTACCGCAGTTTAACTCTACTAGAGGCGTTACGTACTGAATGGCCGTAATTGTCAGAGGGAATATACCGAGATTTATATACCTGTGGTTGTATAGTAAGAGGCTACATAAGTGATATATAGGAAGTGAGCATCACACTTGGAGAACTGCTTGAATTCTGATTTGTGTGCATTCTTTACCTATTCACAGCATATGATACCACAGCAGCATAAAATCTTGTTCCTGAACGGAAAATTTGAACCCGAAGTTTTTCGTGAACAAATTGAATACCTTCACTGGTAGGCATCTCTGATCATTCTCTTAGCCCACTATGTAGTGGAATCACTTTTTGACTCAATTATGACGTAACACGCCTGGATGGTCTAGAGGTATGATTCTCGCTTCGGGTGCGAGAGGTCCCGCGTTCGACTCGCGGTTCAGGCCTTTTCATTCCTTTTTTGTTTCTTAGCCCCTCCCTGCTCCTCTGTCATAGACATTACCAAGGTTGTCTTCTCGGTCTCCGATAATTTAGAGAGAATCACATCAAGGGCCAGGTGCAGAGGGTCTGGACCTG
It includes:
- a CDS encoding uncharacterized protein (transcript_id=CADANIAT00002856), with the protein product MPFEPNPVHMSPERDSCELYLGTSKPESRYGGRWILILEFPECDTYSAFYSIGSPFRDNPYEHELVHDGQCSEYLRDFDEVILIGVVQQERFRAFLEAFYDTRPGPDQYFVLRVVFALWEQGLVESIVLDIFLNQPGLQYSAGEKEYHYYHLATMDYLFFEDLKKCGFLVQRRAGEAKMEDKAGMRWWLREKDLLGCSSCLDYFD
- a CDS encoding sugar O-acetyltransferase (transcript_id=CADANIAT00002857), with protein sequence MIPKTELDYVAIEKAKALQGVCWGDEYERMISGMLYNPLSPELIDGRENARRLIAEFNAPPYPDLPFSETIARRESALRRLFGHAGEGIYIEAPLFVDYGCNVSVGKAFYANFNLTILDCGLVTIGDHVEIGPNVSIITGEHYTEIIARRTNRGKEFTGQVVIGNDCWIGANVTILAGVTIGEGCTIGAGSVVKRDIPALSIAVGCPARVIRSAGRAEGEAE